The Xanthomonas indica sequence TGCCGTCGATGGCGATGATGATGTCGCCCGAGCGCAGGCCGGCGCGCGCGGCAGGCGTGTCGTCGATCGGCGACACCACCTTGAGGGTGTTGTCCGGCAACTGCAGCAACTCCACGCCGATGCCGTCGTAGGCACCGCTGGTCTGCTCGTCGAAGGCCTCGGCGTCTTCCTTGCTGAAATAGGTGCTGTGCGGATCCAGGTCCAGCAGCAGACCGCGGATCGCGGACTGCATCAGCTTCTTGTCGTCGACCGGATCGACGTAGGCTTCCTTCACCGCGTTGTAGACCGCGACGTAGCGGCGGATCTCGTCCAGCGGCACCTTGGTGCTGGCCGATTCGGTGGCATCGGGATCGTCGGCGCTGGCCGCCGGGGCCGTGGGCGTCTGCGTCTCGGCGCGTTGCGCCATCGACGGCAGCGGCGCCAGGGCGAGCAACAGGGCTGCGGACAGGACTACGCGCATGAAGCACTCCGATTGGGGAAGACCCGCACCGTGCACGGCGCGGTTGTCCGGATTATGCGCGAAGCCGAGCTAAATTCGCGTTGAACGCACCGCGTTGGCGTGGCTCAGCGGCGCTGCAGCCACGACGACGGATCCACCGGCTGGCCATTGCGGCGCAGTTCGAAGTACAGCGCCGGACGGCCCTGGCCGCCGGAATTGCCGACCTTGGCCACCGCATCGCCGCGCTTGACCTTGGCGCCGGCGTCGCGCAGCAAGGTGTCGTTGTGCGCGTACAGGCTCATGTAGCCGTTGCCGTGGTCCACGATCAGGATCATGCCGTAGCCGGTCATCCAATCGGAGAACACCACGGTGCCGTCGGCGACCGCGGTGACGGTGCTGCCGGCGGGGGCGGCGATCAGCACGCCGCTGCTGGTGCGCCCGTCGGGCAGCCGGCCGCCGTAACGCGCGATCAGGTCGCCCGACAGCGGCCAGCCCAGGCCGCCGACCTTCAATGGCGGCGCCGAAGCGACCACCTTGGGCGGCACCTTGCCGCCACCACGCCCGGCCTTCGCCGCGGCCTTGGCCTGCGCCGCCTGCTCGGCGGCTTCGCGCTTGGCCGCGGCACGGCGCTCGGCTTCGGCACGGGCCGCCGCGGCGCGCAGGTTGGCGAGCAGGGTTTCCAGCGCCTTGGCGTCCTGGCCGAGCGCCTTCTCGCGTTCGCTGCGGTCCTGGTAGCGCTGGTCCAGTTCCGAGACCACGCTGGCACGCTGCTTGCGGTCGCGCTGCAGGGCCTGCGCCTGTTCCTGCTGGCGGCGCTGGGCCTCGCTCAGTTGCTGCTTCTGCTCGACGACCTCGCGCTGCACCTGTTCCAGCGCCTGCAACTCGTGGGTCAAGGTGGCGATGCGCTGCGCGCGCTCGCGCTGCAGGTAGCGGTGATAGGCCAGCAGGCGGTTGGCGTCGGCCACGCGGTCCTGCGCCAGCAACAGCTTCAGCGGCGCATTGCCGCCGATGGCGTAGGCCGCGCGCAGCAGTTGCGCCAGTTCGGCGCGCTGCCGGGTCAGGCCGCTGCGCAGGTCATCGCGCTTGCGTTCGAGCTCGGCCAGGGTCTGCTGGTGCCGCTGCAGCGCCTGCTGCGTCTGCGCCAGGCTGCGGCCGGTGGCGGCGACCTTTTCGTCGGCCTCGCGCAACTGGCGTGCGGCGTCGCCGCGCTTGCCCTCCAGTTGCCGGCGCTCCTCGGCCACGCTCTTCAGCTCGCCGCGCACCTTCTCCAGGCGCTTCTCGGCCTCGCGCGGATTCTGCCCCGCGGCCAACCCGGCGGTCAGCAGCCACGCCGCCGCCAGCAGGCAGCGCAACGGCCCGCGCCAGTCGCCGGGCGCACGCCGCTCGGCCGCGCGGGGCGCGGCGGAATGCGATGGGACAGGCGCGGCTGCGGGCAAGCGGGGGTCCAGTGACTTCAGGCAGGTGTGGATTGTAGCGAAGCGTGTTGTGATCGCCTCACGATTGATTGCCGCCGCATCGTCGGCGCCCGGGAGGTGAGGGATGAAACGCATGCATCTGGCGATTGTGCTGGCCCTGGCCCTGGCCGGCCCGGCGTTCGCGAGCGAGGGCATCAGCAAGGTCAACGGCAGCATCACCGCCGACGCCGGCAAGCAGTACGGGGATCTGGAAACCGTCAACGGCAGCATCAACGTCCAGTCCGGTGCCCAGGTGGGCAGCGTGGAAACGGTCAACGGCAGCGTCAAGGTCGCCGACGGCGCGCAGACCAAGGGCCTGTCCACGGTCAACGGCGGCATCACCCTCGGTGAGCGCGCGCAGGTCGCCGGTTCCATCGAAACCGTCAACGGCGGCATCTTCGTCGACCGCGGCGGCCGCGTCGACGGCGGCATCGAGAGCGTCAACGGCAGCATCGGCCTGGTCGCCACGCAACTGGACAAGGGCATCGAGACGGTCAACGGCGACATCACCGTCGGCCACGATTCGCATGTCGGCGGCGGCATCTCGATCAACAAGCCCAGCTTCAGCATGTCGTTCAAGCCGGCGCGCAAGCCGCGGGTCATCGTCGGCCCGCGTGCGGTGATCGACGGCCCGCTGCGCTTCGAGCGCGAAGTCACCCTGTACGTGCACCGCAGCGCCAAGATCGGGCCGATCACCGGTGCCACCGCGTTGCCCTTCGACGGCGACACCGCGCCGAACAACTGAGCCGCGTTGCCGTGCGCGCCCGGGCGCGCGCGGCTTGCCTATAGAATCCAGGGTTCCCTCGCCACCAGGAGCCCCCCATGTCCCGCAAGCTCGTGCTGTGCCTGGCCGCAGCGGCGGCGCTGACCGCGTGCAAGCGCGAAGCCCCCGCCCCGGCCGCCGACGCCGCGCCACCGGCCGCAGCGCCCGCGCCTGCTGCGGCGCCCGCGCATGCGTTTTCCACCGGGATCGCGCCGGCCGACTTCGCCGAACTGGTCAAGACGCTGTCCTCCGACGCTTTCGAAGGCCGCGGACCCGGCACGCCGGGCGAGGACAAGACCGTGGCCTACATCCGCGACCAGATGCAGCGCATCGGCCTGCAGCCGGGCAACGGCGACAGCTGGTTCCAGGACGTGGCGATGACCGAGACCACCGCGGCGCCCGGCACCACGCTCACCATCGCGCACAACGGCGCGGCGCGGCAGCTCGCCTTCGGCACCGACATGGTGGTGGGCACGCGCACCGGCCAGCCCGAGGTCAAGCTCGATGGCAGCGACATGGTCTTCGTCGGCTATGGCGTGGACGCGCCGGAGCAGAAGTGGAACGACTACGCCGGCCAGGACTGGAAGGGCAAGACCGTGGTGATGTTCGTCAACGACCCCGGCTTCCACAGCGGCGACGGCAGCCTGTTCGAAGGCAAGCGCATGACCTACTACGGGCGCTGGACCTACAAGTTCGAGGAAGCCGCGCGCAAGGGTGCCGCCGCCGCGTTGATCGTGCATGACACGCCCGGCGCCAGCTACGGCTGGGACGTGGTCAAGAACTCCTGGTCCGGCGCGCAGTACGACCTGCCGGCGAAGGATGATCCGGAGCCGCGCATCCCGGTGCAGGGCTGGCTTACCGCCGAGGCGGCCAAGCAACTGTTCGCCGACGCCGGCCTGGATCTGGCACAGGCCTACAAGGACGCCAGCAAGCGCGGCTTCAAGCCGGTCCCGCTGAAGGCCAAGCTCTCGGTGGACCTGAAGAGCACCATCGCCGAGAAGACCTCGCGCAACGTGGTCGGCGTGCTGCCCGGTAGCAGCCGCGCCGACGAAGCCGTGCTGTACATGGCGCACTGGGATCACCTGGGCAAGCACGAGGGCGAATCGGGCGACAACATCTACAACGGCGCGGTCGACAACGCCACCGGCGTGGCCGGCATCCTGGAAATCGCCGAGGCGTTCGCGCACCAGCAGCCCAAGCCCGAGCGCTCGGTGGTGTTCCTTGCAGTGACGCTGGAGGAGTCGGGACTGCTCGGTTCCAAGTACTACGTGGCGCATCCGACCTTCCCACTGAACAAGATCGCCGGCGTCATCAACCTGGATGCGATGCCGGTGGCCGGGCGCGCCAAGGATTTGGTGGTCAACGGGTTCGGCAGCTCGCAGCTGGAAGACCTGCTCAAGCCGATCGCCGCCGCGCAAGGCCGCGTGTTGCACTCTGAAGACGCGCCGCAGAGCGGCTTCTACTTCCGCTCCGATCACTTCAACTTCGCCAAGGCCGGCGTGCCCGCGCTGTACATCGACGGCGGCGAGGACCTGGTCGACGGCGGCATCGAGGCCGGACGCCGTGCCGCGGCGGACTACGCCAAGCGCTACCACACGCCGGCCGACGAGTACGACCCGGCGACCTGGAAGCTCGATGGCGTGATGGACGACCTGCAGGCGGTGTACGGGGTCGGCAAGGAACTGGCCGCCGGCGACAGCTGGCCGAACTGGTATCCGGACAACCCGTTCAAGGCCGCACGCGACAAGATGATGGGCCGGCCGACGTCGCTGCCGGCAGCGGCGCCTGCCGCCGCCAAGTAGGCGGCTGCGTTCTGCGGTGTCATGGCAACGGCGCTTCGGCGCCGTTGTCGTTTGTGGGCGTCGGTCATGCGACGGGCGGCATGGGGCGCGCGGAACACGACGGCATGCGTTGCCATCATCGCGGTGCCAGCTTCCATCCGATCATGTTCAACGCCGCATTGCGGGTGCAATGTTCTGGGGGCCTCTTCGAGATGCCTCGAATCACGACAGAAAGCGCACCTGTAGGAGCGGCTTCAGCCGCGACCAGAGTGACGGGAACGCCCGTCGCGGCTGAAGCCGCTCCTACAGCGGTGGATCGCGCGCCGGTCGCTTGGATGTCCGCGCCCCATTGGCGTACAACGCGCAGCCGTAGGCAGTCGGTCGGTATGCCTATCTGCCGGTCTGCCGGTCTGCCGGTCTGCCGTAGCGTCGCGACTCGAACTGGCGTTTCTCACGGTCTTCTTCGACCGCAGCAACCCGGATTCGCTGCCGTCACGGAGCATTGTCCCTAACCCGGGTAGCTCGCTCTGCGCCCATGCACTGCTCTGCGCATCGGTCGCCTCGATCATCCGGTGCATCGTGACTGCGTCCCTCAGATGCCGCGATCCGTCGCCTGGAGGCAATGAATCCGTTGCCCTTGCGGCACCCTAAGCGGCACGCTCTCCAAAAGAAAAGCCCGGGCATGCCTGCCCGGGCTTCCATGGTCGCGCGGTGACGCGTGATGTGTCCGTGGTAACCGGCCGCTACCGCGGACAACCACCTCAGGCCGCCTGCTTAGTCTGTGCCAGGCTGGCCATATCGATGACGAAGCGGTACTTCACGTCGCCCTTGAGCATGCGCTCGTAGGCCTCGTTGATCTGCGCCATCTCGATCGTCTCGATGTCGGACACGATGCCGTGCTTGGCGCAGAAATCCAGCATTTCCTGGGTCTCGCGGATGCCGCCGATCAGCGAGCCGGCCAGCTGGCGCCGCTTCATGATCAGGTTGAACACCGTCGGCGACGGATGCGGTTCGGCCGGTGCGCCGACCAGGGTCATGGTGCCATCGCGCTTGAGCAGGGTCAGGAACGCATCCAGATCGTGCGGCGCCGCCACGGTGTTGAGGATGAAATCGAAGCTGTTGGTATGCGCCGCCATTTCCTCGGCGTTCTTCGACACCACCACCTCGTTCGCGCCCAGGCGCAGCGCGTCCTCGCGCTTGCCAGCGGACGTGGTGAACAGCACCACGTGCGCGCCCATGGCGTGGGCGATCTTCACGCCCATGTGGCCAAGGCCGCCCAGGCCGACGATGCCGACCTTCTTGCCCGGCCCGACCTTCCAGTGGTTCAGCGGCGAATAGGTGGTGATGCCGGCGCACAGCAGTGGCGCCACCGCGGCCAGCTTGTCGGCATCGTGGCGGATGTGCAGCACGTACTTCTCGTCGACCACGATATGGTCGGAGTAGCCGCCATAAGTGTTCTCGCCGCCGAACATCGGGCCGTTGTACGTCCCGACGAACCCGTTCTCGCAATACTGCTCTTCGCCATCGGCGCAGGACGCGCAATGCCGGCAGCTGTCGACCATGCAGCCGACGCCGGCCAGATCACCGACCTTGAAGGCACCGACCTGGTCGCCCACCGCGGTGACGCGGCCGACGATTTCATGGCCCGGGACCGACGGGTACTGGGTGTTGTGCCACTCGTTGCGGGCGGTGTGCAGATCGGAG is a genomic window containing:
- a CDS encoding peptidoglycan DD-metalloendopeptidase family protein, whose protein sequence is MLAAAWLLTAGLAAGQNPREAEKRLEKVRGELKSVAEERRQLEGKRGDAARQLREADEKVAATGRSLAQTQQALQRHQQTLAELERKRDDLRSGLTRQRAELAQLLRAAYAIGGNAPLKLLLAQDRVADANRLLAYHRYLQRERAQRIATLTHELQALEQVQREVVEQKQQLSEAQRRQQEQAQALQRDRKQRASVVSELDQRYQDRSEREKALGQDAKALETLLANLRAAAARAEAERRAAAKREAAEQAAQAKAAAKAGRGGGKVPPKVVASAPPLKVGGLGWPLSGDLIARYGGRLPDGRTSSGVLIAAPAGSTVTAVADGTVVFSDWMTGYGMILIVDHGNGYMSLYAHNDTLLRDAGAKVKRGDAVAKVGNSGGQGRPALYFELRRNGQPVDPSSWLQRR
- a CDS encoding M28 family metallopeptidase, producing the protein MSRKLVLCLAAAAALTACKREAPAPAADAAPPAAAPAPAAAPAHAFSTGIAPADFAELVKTLSSDAFEGRGPGTPGEDKTVAYIRDQMQRIGLQPGNGDSWFQDVAMTETTAAPGTTLTIAHNGAARQLAFGTDMVVGTRTGQPEVKLDGSDMVFVGYGVDAPEQKWNDYAGQDWKGKTVVMFVNDPGFHSGDGSLFEGKRMTYYGRWTYKFEEAARKGAAAALIVHDTPGASYGWDVVKNSWSGAQYDLPAKDDPEPRIPVQGWLTAEAAKQLFADAGLDLAQAYKDASKRGFKPVPLKAKLSVDLKSTIAEKTSRNVVGVLPGSSRADEAVLYMAHWDHLGKHEGESGDNIYNGAVDNATGVAGILEIAEAFAHQQPKPERSVVFLAVTLEESGLLGSKYYVAHPTFPLNKIAGVINLDAMPVAGRAKDLVVNGFGSSQLEDLLKPIAAAQGRVLHSEDAPQSGFYFRSDHFNFAKAGVPALYIDGGEDLVDGGIEAGRRAAADYAKRYHTPADEYDPATWKLDGVMDDLQAVYGVGKELAAGDSWPNWYPDNPFKAARDKMMGRPTSLPAAAPAAAK
- a CDS encoding NAD(P)-dependent alcohol dehydrogenase; amino-acid sequence: MSQANGYAAQASDQPLTPFTFERRALGANDVSIEILYCGVCHSDLHTARNEWHNTQYPSVPGHEIVGRVTAVGDQVGAFKVGDLAGVGCMVDSCRHCASCADGEEQYCENGFVGTYNGPMFGGENTYGGYSDHIVVDEKYVLHIRHDADKLAAVAPLLCAGITTYSPLNHWKVGPGKKVGIVGLGGLGHMGVKIAHAMGAHVVLFTTSAGKREDALRLGANEVVVSKNAEEMAAHTNSFDFILNTVAAPHDLDAFLTLLKRDGTMTLVGAPAEPHPSPTVFNLIMKRRQLAGSLIGGIRETQEMLDFCAKHGIVSDIETIEMAQINEAYERMLKGDVKYRFVIDMASLAQTKQAA